The following proteins come from a genomic window of Myroides odoratus DSM 2801:
- a CDS encoding GNAT family N-acetyltransferase, with protein sequence MEIKDNELLRQFELETDQGLLSVEYSLQERKIFLTKLKGFEEGVQAQSIDFLKGVLDIVREKRLRVVPTHPKIVSFFRKNPIYKEMLPPGIRI encoded by the coding sequence ATGGAAATTAAAGACAATGAATTGCTTCGTCAGTTTGAGCTCGAAACCGATCAAGGTTTGCTTAGCGTGGAGTATTCACTTCAAGAAAGAAAAATCTTTCTTACCAAATTAAAAGGATTTGAAGAAGGTGTTCAGGCACAATCCATCGATTTCTTAAAAGGAGTACTTGATATTGTTAGAGAAAAAAGATTGAGAGTCGTTCCTACACATCCAAAAATTGTTTCTTTCTTTAGGAAAAATCCTATTTACAAAGAAATGCTTCCTCCAGGGATAAGAATTTAA
- a CDS encoding winged helix-turn-helix transcriptional regulator, whose protein sequence is MYTIDNQEFPCSTSLTMRYIGGKWKAVILIHLIEKKRYSELRKAIPMITERTLSLQLKELEEHGLINRTVYTSKPPLKVEYELTDFGQTLIPLLTAIAQWGKATGASKDNITYTPNEDIQCSILE, encoded by the coding sequence ATGTATACGATAGACAACCAAGAATTCCCATGCAGTACAAGCTTAACAATGAGATACATAGGTGGTAAATGGAAAGCCGTCATTCTCATTCATTTAATAGAAAAAAAACGATATAGCGAATTGAGAAAGGCAATTCCGATGATAACGGAACGCACTCTAAGCTTACAACTCAAGGAATTAGAAGAACACGGTTTGATTAACAGAACCGTTTATACAAGCAAACCACCTTTAAAAGTGGAATACGAATTAACTGATTTTGGGCAAACCCTAATTCCATTGCTCACTGCCATTGCACAATGGGGGAAAGCAACAGGCGCATCGAAAGACAACATTACGTATACGCCAAATGAAGATATTCAATGTTCGATATTAGAGTAA
- a CDS encoding alpha/beta fold hydrolase yields the protein MYKLTEQFIPVDGQQIFVHLYTHEHPKTDTTLVLLHDSLGSVELWRDWPSLLATQLQCNVMVYDRIGYGKSQPMETSFRANDYLAEEGAFLERLRLVLQLGKLAVFGHSDGASIALWYGVLYPENTAAMVIEAGHVFVEDVTIQGVADAKKAYEETDLRYRLAKYHGERVEKLCYAWFDIWLNPNYRNWTMVPELPRITSPLLFLQGDLDEYGTLKQVEDTVTQVSGIAEKYIFEGVGHIPHKEQKEKTLTLIISFLNRYL from the coding sequence ATGTATAAACTGACTGAGCAATTCATTCCAGTAGATGGGCAACAAATTTTTGTGCATTTGTATACCCATGAACATCCCAAGACCGATACAACCTTAGTTTTATTACACGATTCACTCGGAAGCGTGGAATTGTGGCGCGATTGGCCTAGCTTATTAGCTACTCAATTGCAATGCAACGTTATGGTTTATGATCGCATTGGGTATGGAAAATCACAACCCATGGAAACCTCTTTTCGAGCGAATGATTATTTAGCAGAAGAAGGAGCGTTTTTAGAGCGTTTACGCCTTGTTTTGCAGTTAGGGAAACTTGCGGTGTTTGGGCATAGTGACGGGGCTTCTATTGCGCTGTGGTACGGGGTTTTGTATCCCGAGAATACTGCTGCGATGGTGATTGAAGCAGGTCATGTTTTTGTTGAAGATGTAACAATCCAAGGAGTAGCCGATGCAAAAAAGGCATACGAGGAGACGGATTTGCGCTATCGATTAGCAAAATACCATGGAGAACGCGTAGAAAAGTTGTGTTACGCTTGGTTTGATATCTGGTTGAACCCTAATTATCGCAATTGGACGATGGTGCCTGAATTGCCTCGTATTACGTCACCCTTGCTATTCTTACAAGGTGACTTGGACGAATATGGAACATTAAAACAAGTAGAAGATACCGTTACACAAGTTAGTGGAATTGCAGAAAAATATATTTTTGAAGGAGTAGGGCATATCCCCCATAAAGAACAAAAGGAGAAAACCTTAACGTTGATTATCTCCTTTTTAAATCGCTACTTATAG
- a CDS encoding alpha/beta hydrolase produces MNKIPIYFFPGMSSTSLIFERLEWDTIRFELHFLEWLPCEKKESLLAYTKKYIPLIQHNNPILVGVSFGGIIAQELMKLIDVQKVIIISSVRTNKEFPRRFKWAKYTRLYKLLPTHGIEFLLRMIERYGNDKQKKRVTLYNRYLSVRDPHYLNWCIQAVLTWDQTEELDHVIHIHGTKDEIFPFKNVRNAIEVQGGTHAMIIVKYKWFNQHLEKIILK; encoded by the coding sequence ATGAACAAAATACCAATTTATTTCTTTCCTGGAATGTCATCAACTTCACTCATATTTGAAAGATTGGAATGGGATACTATACGTTTTGAATTGCATTTTTTAGAATGGTTACCTTGCGAAAAAAAAGAAAGCTTACTTGCTTATACCAAAAAATACATTCCCCTTATTCAACATAATAACCCTATCTTGGTAGGCGTTTCATTTGGAGGCATTATCGCGCAAGAATTAATGAAGCTCATTGACGTTCAAAAAGTGATTATCATTTCGAGTGTACGGACGAACAAAGAATTTCCGAGGCGTTTTAAATGGGCTAAATATACTCGACTATATAAACTCCTCCCAACGCATGGAATTGAGTTTCTCCTTCGCATGATTGAACGATATGGCAATGACAAACAAAAAAAACGCGTGACCTTGTACAATCGCTATTTATCTGTTCGAGATCCTCATTATCTGAACTGGTGTATTCAAGCCGTTCTGACCTGGGATCAAACAGAAGAATTAGATCATGTGATTCATATTCACGGGACGAAAGACGAGATATTTCCGTTTAAAAACGTACGAAATGCAATTGAAGTTCAAGGGGGAACACATGCCATGATTATAGTGAAATACAAATGGTTTAATCAACATCTAGAAAAAATTATACTGAAATAA
- a CDS encoding helix-turn-helix domain-containing protein — protein sequence MNLITLPNDLNLDASASIQIFDYCSSQEIARQQIVLNQYVFSFLLEGVKEVVFDDAIQVIDPSSFLLMKAGHCLMTEKLSKHSTYRSVLFFFSKEDIQKFAQKTELNPPQVQEYQSIHSFSYDDFILRYVASLLDIDKLSTEAQHRLLAVKFDEIMWYLIEVYGMDLLYSLLHHNDSTQRFTRTIESNKHHKLTLKELAFLCNMSVSTFKRTFEKHYAESPMQWFQNKRLDYARYLLHFEKKTASEIYHEIGYENLSSFIQAYKIKFGVTPKQDQIK from the coding sequence ATGAACCTAATTACACTTCCGAATGATTTGAACCTCGATGCTTCAGCCTCGATTCAAATTTTTGATTATTGCAGTTCCCAAGAAATCGCTCGTCAGCAAATCGTTTTGAATCAATATGTATTTAGTTTTTTATTGGAGGGAGTGAAAGAGGTTGTTTTTGATGATGCCATACAAGTTATAGATCCATCAAGTTTTCTTCTGATGAAGGCAGGACATTGTTTGATGACGGAAAAGCTATCTAAACATAGTACGTACAGAAGCGTATTGTTCTTTTTTAGCAAGGAAGATATTCAGAAGTTTGCTCAAAAAACAGAACTAAACCCACCACAAGTACAGGAATATCAATCGATCCACTCCTTTTCATATGACGATTTTATTCTTCGATATGTAGCTAGTTTGCTTGATATTGATAAACTCTCAACAGAAGCTCAGCATCGATTATTAGCAGTGAAATTCGACGAGATTATGTGGTATCTTATTGAAGTCTATGGGATGGATTTGCTCTACTCTTTGTTGCATCATAATGACAGTACACAAAGGTTTACTCGTACCATTGAAAGTAATAAGCATCATAAGTTAACCCTCAAGGAACTTGCTTTTTTGTGTAATATGAGTGTTTCTACTTTTAAAAGAACCTTTGAAAAGCATTATGCTGAATCACCCATGCAGTGGTTTCAGAACAAACGATTGGACTATGCGCGTTATTTGTTGCATTTCGAAAAGAAAACGGCCTCGGAAATCTACCATGAAATAGGGTATGAGAACTTATCGAGCTTTATTCAGGCTTATAAAATCAAATTTGGGGTTACTCCTAAACAAGATCAGATAAAATGA
- a CDS encoding lytic transglycosylase domain-containing protein → MKKNLKNVLYTAAVVGIASTFIFASAHATADPVEAKNPTDHHVPLPLTANFAGEKAPLDVIDVKERFDREMIINANLHSSTTLVIKRAERYFPIIEPILKKNNIPDDFKYLCVIESTLSNVVSSAGASGFWQFMKGTAGEYNLVVDEYIDERYHLEKATEAACKYFKDAKARFGSWTMVAAAYNRGMAGMTKAMNSQYVDNYYDLFLNQETSRYVFRILAMKEIMTNPQKYGYDIPKSEKYPPIPMRTITLDKDIEDLPMFAIEQGSNYKLLKLYNPWLVNTNVKTKGKTYTIELPR, encoded by the coding sequence ATGAAAAAGAATCTTAAAAATGTGCTTTACACAGCGGCAGTTGTGGGCATAGCGTCTACTTTTATTTTTGCATCCGCACATGCAACTGCGGATCCTGTAGAAGCAAAAAACCCAACCGATCACCATGTTCCGCTTCCTTTAACTGCAAATTTTGCAGGAGAGAAGGCTCCTTTGGATGTGATTGATGTCAAAGAGCGTTTTGATCGCGAAATGATCATCAATGCGAACCTGCATTCATCTACCACCTTGGTCATCAAAAGAGCGGAGCGTTATTTCCCTATTATCGAACCTATTTTAAAAAAGAACAATATCCCAGATGACTTTAAATACCTATGTGTAATTGAAAGTACCTTATCCAATGTTGTTTCCTCTGCAGGAGCTTCTGGATTTTGGCAATTTATGAAAGGAACAGCAGGAGAATACAACTTAGTCGTTGACGAGTATATCGATGAGCGCTATCATTTAGAAAAAGCGACGGAAGCAGCGTGTAAATACTTTAAAGATGCAAAAGCTCGTTTTGGTTCTTGGACCATGGTAGCTGCCGCTTACAACCGCGGAATGGCAGGTATGACTAAAGCAATGAATTCTCAATACGTAGACAACTACTATGATTTATTCCTGAATCAAGAAACTTCGCGCTATGTATTTCGTATCCTTGCCATGAAAGAAATCATGACCAATCCACAAAAATATGGATACGACATTCCTAAATCAGAAAAGTATCCACCTATTCCAATGCGTACAATTACGTTAGATAAAGATATTGAAGACCTACCTATGTTTGCTATAGAACAAGGTTCTAACTATAAACTATTGAAGTTATACAATCCGTGGTTGGTGAATACCAATGTAAAAACAAAAGGCAAGACGTATACAATTGAATTGCCGAGATAA
- the mtaB gene encoding tRNA (N(6)-L-threonylcarbamoyladenosine(37)-C(2))-methylthiotransferase MtaB has protein sequence MENRKKVAFYTLGCKLNFSETSTIARSFVDEGFDRVEFEDVADIYVINTCSVTENADKQFKQIVKKAQKKNDKAFIAAVGCYAQLKPAELANVDGVDLVLGATEKFKLTDYINDLSKNEMGQVHSCEISEADFYVGSYSIGDRTRAFLKVQDGCDYKCTYCTIPLARGISRSDTMENVMKNAAEISAQDIKEIVLTGVNIGDYGKGEFGNKKHEHTFLELVQALDQVEGIERLRISSIEPNLLKNETIEFVSKSRTFVPHFHIPLQSGSNDILKKMKRRYMRELYVERVDKIRTVMPDCCIGVDVIVGFPGETDEKFLDTYNFLSNLEISYLHVFTYSERDNTEAVDMEGVVPMEVRNKRSKMLRGLSVKKRRAFYESQLGLDKTVLFESENKEGYIHGFTENYVKVKTPWDPALVNTLRPIKLTKIDEDGIVRFDFLD, from the coding sequence AAAAAAAGTAGCTTTTTACACCCTAGGATGTAAGCTAAACTTTTCTGAAACCTCAACAATAGCAAGAAGTTTCGTAGATGAAGGTTTTGATCGTGTTGAATTTGAGGATGTGGCAGACATTTATGTAATTAATACATGTTCTGTAACCGAAAATGCAGATAAACAATTCAAACAAATAGTAAAAAAGGCGCAAAAGAAAAACGACAAGGCTTTTATTGCCGCTGTAGGTTGTTATGCGCAATTAAAACCTGCTGAATTAGCCAATGTAGATGGCGTGGATTTGGTTTTAGGAGCAACTGAAAAATTCAAACTAACGGATTATATCAATGACCTTTCTAAAAATGAAATGGGACAAGTGCATTCTTGTGAAATTTCTGAAGCCGATTTTTACGTAGGATCCTACTCTATTGGTGATCGAACAAGAGCGTTCTTGAAGGTACAGGATGGTTGTGATTATAAATGTACGTATTGTACGATTCCATTAGCTCGAGGAATTTCTCGTAGTGATACCATGGAAAATGTAATGAAAAATGCAGCAGAGATTTCTGCTCAAGACATCAAAGAAATTGTCTTGACAGGAGTTAATATTGGAGACTATGGAAAAGGAGAATTTGGTAATAAAAAGCACGAACACACCTTTTTAGAACTTGTACAAGCCTTGGATCAAGTAGAGGGAATTGAGCGTTTACGCATCTCGTCTATCGAGCCTAACTTATTGAAAAATGAGACGATTGAGTTCGTTTCTAAAAGTAGAACCTTCGTTCCTCACTTTCATATTCCCCTACAATCGGGAAGCAATGACATTTTGAAAAAAATGAAACGCCGTTATATGCGTGAACTATACGTTGAACGTGTAGATAAAATTCGCACGGTGATGCCAGATTGTTGTATTGGTGTGGATGTGATTGTTGGTTTTCCTGGTGAAACAGACGAAAAGTTTTTGGATACTTATAATTTCTTGAGCAATTTAGAAATTTCATATCTGCATGTATTCACCTATTCTGAACGCGACAATACTGAAGCGGTTGACATGGAAGGTGTAGTACCAATGGAGGTGAGAAACAAAAGAAGCAAAATGTTACGCGGTTTATCCGTAAAGAAACGCAGAGCTTTTTACGAATCTCAACTTGGTTTAGACAAAACGGTCTTATTTGAAAGTGAAAACAAAGAGGGATACATCCACGGTTTTACAGAAAACTATGTCAAAGTAAAAACACCTTGGGATCCTGCTTTAGTTAATACTTTACGCCCAATTAAATTAACCAAAATTGATGAAGACGGTATCGTTCGATTTGATTTTCTAGATTAA
- a CDS encoding CDGSH iron-sulfur domain-containing protein codes for MSKTKLTINNNGSVKIEGDFEIVDRNGNVYGLQGRTVLSICRCGLSKNKPFCDGAHNGHFEHEAVAFDLPPKKV; via the coding sequence ATGTCAAAGACAAAACTAACAATCAACAATAACGGATCGGTAAAGATCGAAGGCGATTTTGAAATCGTAGACCGAAATGGAAATGTGTATGGATTACAAGGTAGAACCGTACTTTCAATCTGTCGTTGTGGGCTTTCAAAAAACAAACCATTTTGTGATGGCGCGCACAATGGTCATTTTGAACATGAAGCTGTTGCATTCGATCTTCCACCAAAGAAAGTATAG
- a CDS encoding YbhB/YbcL family Raf kinase inhibitor-like protein — protein MKKQQVVMLLFLMLSTSIFAQKTFTLSSKDLGGQGTKQMEFNGFGCAGLNQSPQLSWENAPEGTQSFAITMYDPDAPTGSGFWHWVVFDIPSNVTELVANAGDSSLDLAPKGAIQSKTDYGMKGFGGPCPPEGHGYHQYIFTIYALKTKTLGLDSNVHPALVGFNLWNQTLAKASIVAYYKR, from the coding sequence ATGAAAAAACAACAGGTAGTCATGCTGCTATTCTTGATGTTATCAACGTCAATATTTGCGCAAAAAACATTTACTTTATCGAGTAAGGATTTAGGTGGACAAGGAACAAAACAAATGGAATTTAACGGATTTGGTTGTGCTGGACTGAATCAATCTCCTCAATTGTCTTGGGAAAATGCACCTGAAGGGACACAGAGTTTTGCGATTACAATGTATGATCCCGATGCACCAACAGGAAGTGGATTTTGGCATTGGGTGGTATTTGATATTCCTTCGAATGTAACTGAATTAGTTGCAAATGCAGGGGATAGTAGCTTGGATTTAGCACCCAAAGGAGCAATTCAAAGCAAGACTGATTATGGAATGAAGGGATTTGGAGGACCATGCCCACCAGAAGGACACGGATATCACCAATATATCTTTACGATTTATGCTTTAAAAACAAAAACATTAGGATTAGATTCGAATGTGCATCCTGCTTTGGTTGGGTTTAATCTATGGAATCAAACTTTAGCAAAAGCGAGTATCGTTGCTTACTATAAACGATAG
- a CDS encoding nitroreductase family protein — protein sequence MNFLDLAKRRYATKKYDATKKISAAQIEELKAIIRLSPSSINSQPWKFTFVTNEKVKAELAAQSYTNENSINEVGLVVVFSVMEDIEHFEARNISILPEGWIKGFYEPLVRARGEQATKSWMENQVYLSLGYFLSACISLGLDATPMEGIDRQAYKEILGQEGYAPLFAVTVGYADHTDTMHPSVLPKSRFALEEVIEVI from the coding sequence ATGAATTTCTTAGATTTAGCAAAACGCAGGTATGCAACTAAAAAATACGACGCGACCAAAAAGATTTCGGCAGCACAAATTGAAGAATTAAAAGCAATCATTCGCTTAAGCCCTTCGTCGATTAATAGTCAACCTTGGAAGTTTACTTTTGTGACCAATGAAAAGGTAAAAGCGGAATTAGCAGCACAGTCTTATACGAATGAGAATTCTATCAATGAGGTAGGATTAGTCGTGGTATTTAGTGTAATGGAAGATATTGAGCACTTTGAAGCCCGCAATATTTCAATCTTACCGGAAGGATGGATTAAAGGCTTTTATGAACCTTTAGTACGTGCTCGTGGTGAACAAGCAACAAAATCGTGGATGGAGAACCAAGTCTACCTGTCTTTAGGGTACTTTTTATCTGCTTGTATTAGTTTAGGATTGGATGCAACGCCGATGGAAGGAATCGATCGTCAAGCTTATAAAGAAATCCTTGGACAAGAAGGATATGCGCCTTTATTTGCTGTTACAGTAGGATATGCTGATCATACGGATACTATGCATCCAAGCGTACTTCCTAAATCGCGTTTTGCTTTGGAAGAGGTAATCGAAGTGATTTAA